From a single Candoia aspera isolate rCanAsp1 chromosome 10, rCanAsp1.hap2, whole genome shotgun sequence genomic region:
- the FHL3 gene encoding four and a half LIM domains protein 3: protein MTDGFDCASCKESLYGRKYIQGDGGPFCIPCYESHFANTCAECKELIGHDCRELYYEDRHYHEGCFRCFRCDRSLADEPFTCQGQELLCNGCYCREFSSQCVACQQVVMPGSRKLEYNGQTWHEHCFICGSCQQPIGARSFIPEQNEYYCVPCYESKFAPRCTRCKKSLTKGGVTYRDEPWHKECFVCTGCEAPLAGQQFTSQEDQPYCVKCFGSLYAKKCSACAKPITGFGGGKYVSFEDRHWHHNCFSCSRCTTSLVGKGFIPDNDEILCRECAGSL, encoded by the exons ATGACAGACGGCTTTGACTGTGCCAGCTGCAAGGAGTCTCTTTACGGGCGCAAGTACATCCAGGGTGATGGAGGTCCTTTCTGCATCCCCTGCTATGAGTCCCACTTCGCCAATACCTGTGCTGAGTGCAAGGAGCTCATTGGACATGACTGCCGG GAGCTCTACTACGAGGACCGGCACTACCATGAGGGCTGCTTCCGCTGCTTCCGCTGCGACCGCTCCCTGGCAGACGAGCCCTTCACCTGCCAGGGGCAGGAGCTGCTCTGCAATGGCTGCTACTGCCGGGAGTTCTCCTCCCAGTGTGTGGCCTGCCAGCAGGTGGTCATGCCAG GCTCTCGGAAGCTGGAGTACAACGGGCAGACCTGGCACGAGCACTGTTTCATCTGTGGCAGCTGCCAGCAGCCCATCGGAGCGCGCTCCTTCATCCCAGAGCAGAACGAGTATTACTGCGTCCCCTGCTACGAGAGCAAATTTGCCCCCCGCTGCACCCGCTGCAAGAAG TCGCTGACCAAGGGAGGAGTGACTTACCGGGATGAGCCGTGGCACAAGGAGTGCTTCGTTTGCACGGGCTGCGAGGCTcccctggccgggcagcagttcaCATCTCAAGAAGATCAGCCGTACTGCGTCAAGTGCTTTGGCAGCCTTTACGCCAAAAAGTGCAGCGCCTGCGCAAAGCCCATCACGG GTTTTGGGGGAGGCAAGTACGTCTCCTTTGAGGATCGCCACTGGCACCACAACTGCTTCAGCTGCTCCCGCTGCACTACCTCCCTTGTGGGGAAGGGCTTCATCCCTGACAACGATGAGATCCTGTGCCGTGAATGTGCCGGCAGCCTCTGA